The genomic DNA TGTCCCTCGACACGCAAAACGATGCGCAGGTGCTTAAAGGacagcttctcctccctATGACAGGCCAGCAGGTTCGCCGCCTTGAGGACGTTCTTGATGACGCGCCCGTTGAGCTCCAGCCCGCTCAGCAGCTCAACCTCCTGGGGCGTCacgtcgtgggcgtcggcgccgcggagggtggcgtcgacgaggctgacCGTGCGGGCCAGGAAGGAGCGCCAGACGGCCGCGCGAGCCGCCGGGTCGAGGTCCGGGTACTCGAGGGAGACGTGGATGCGGCTCCGGAAGGCGGGGTCCATGTTCTTGACGCGGTTGGTGGTGAGGAACAGGATGCCCTCGTAGTACTCGAGGGTGCGgaggaagatggcgacgatgcggttGCGCTCCATGTCCTGCGGGgtgcgctcctcgaggaagacgtcgcactcgtcgagcagcagcacggcgtTCCAGTCGGCCACCATGTCGAGGATCTTGCGCAGgttggcctcgacgtcgtagGCCGAGCTGCCTAGGTCGCCGGCGCTCATGGCGTAGAGGGGCACGcgcatctcctcggccacggaCTCGGCCGTCAGCGTCTTGCCTATGCCCGGCCCGCCCGACAGCAGCATGAtgatgcccttgcccttgcccgagatgatgtcgtcgaagGCGTCCTTGTACTTGACCTGGCTCTGCGCAAAGGCCAGGATgagctccttcttctcctcgtccatgaccAGCGAGCTGAAGGCCTGCTCGTTGAACTGCACCTCGCTGACCTGGTCGATGTAGAACTCCATCCACCGCTTGTTCTGCAGCGAGTAGCCTCGCACCATGGGGCTGGTGaagagctgctgctcttcgGTCAGGGGCACCCGGTTGGCGAgttgcgcctcgtcgtcgccgccgtcgagatcgGAGTCGTAGTCGCTGCCcaccgtcgaggagctgtAGCGCCGAGAGCGTCCGCCGTCGGTCCCCTTGTGGAGGGCGCTCAGGTAGAGCGCGTGGTCGTAGTTTTCCTTCTCCCAATTcgcgccgtcgaccacgATGCGCGACTGCACCGTCTCCCAGCGCGTCTTGTTGGACTCGGGGTGCCAGATGGCTGAGCCCTTGTACGAGCGGTAGCAGTAGCCCGCGAGGCTGTCAAACTTgcggccgcgctcgacgagcatGGCCTTCATCGACTCGGCCTGGGG from Purpureocillium takamizusanense chromosome 4, complete sequence includes the following:
- a CDS encoding uncharacterized protein (COG:O~EggNog:ENOG503NU7H), with protein sequence MSDTADHARKSDDESTSVVVVTPVETASVAGDDKAGEDKAEDGSSESRSDADQGTTGNGSHIRAADTADGTTTTTAESDKKQMVGLVAQSKDLYAKFDKHGNRSWTEKKPDDLEEAAENEETEKYAIIVRKQKPEDADSRKPLVIDSIIVQSPYLRSILDDVLHNYPGILTNLSRLKLAAPFECFVHRWDRFQAARNDPTLEEPAKEHIDLLYEIMQEELGDVIQLREDYFKNKAVAWEHAWTLFPPECTVFGYKNGKPVAARFKRGHYAQTNCGKVYALRCQVIDWDGVKMGWASLDMQIPQFPGTMPFSDLPSYPLQYHPQAESMKAMLVERGRKFDSLAGYCYRSYKGSAIWHPESNKTRWETVQSRIVVDGANWEKENYDHALYLSALHKGTDGGRSRRYSSSTVGSDYDSDLDGGDDEAQLANRVPLTEEQQLFTSPMVRGYSLQNKRWMEFYIDQVSEVQFNEQAFSSLVMDEEKKELILAFAQSQVKYKDAFDDIISGKGKGIIMLLSGGPGIGKTLTAESVAEEMRVPLYAMSAGDLGSSAYDVEANLRKILDMVADWNAVLLLDECDVFLEERTPQDMERNRIVAIFLRTLEYYEGILFLTTNRVKNMDPAFRSRIHVSLEYPDLDPAARAAVWRSFLARTVSLVDATLRGADAHDVTPQEVELLSGLELNGRVIKNVLKAANLLACHREEKLSFKHLRIVLRVEGHSV